Proteins encoded within one genomic window of Terriglobus sp. TAA 43:
- the glk gene encoding glucokinase: MILAGDVGGTKVDLALYSFTGGKVQMVCNKKYPAAGYAGLQDVVKEFLSDPGIAPGVEKEVMAACFGCPGPVKDGHLKLTNLPWELDARELSKGLGIEHIFLINDLEANGFGVAELGPDQIFELEAGDKSALGHRALVSPGTGLGEALLIWNPLARRHMPLPSEGGHVDWAPRNALEIELLEYLLERMQGRISTERVVSGLGLKNIYEFLRDAKKMEEPKWLCERMETEDPNFVIGTTGEDGSCELTAKVLEMFSASLGAECGNMGLKLLAAGGIYLGGGIPPKILKTLQSGPFREALLDKGRLSPLLHTMPVRVILEDKCALIGAAAFAEARAAEISGHSERAASQP; encoded by the coding sequence ATGATTCTTGCAGGTGATGTAGGTGGCACTAAGGTTGATCTTGCTTTGTATAGCTTCACGGGCGGCAAGGTGCAGATGGTTTGCAATAAGAAATATCCCGCCGCGGGTTATGCCGGTTTACAGGATGTAGTGAAGGAGTTTCTTAGCGACCCGGGAATTGCTCCGGGCGTGGAGAAAGAGGTCATGGCTGCGTGCTTTGGCTGTCCTGGCCCGGTAAAGGATGGCCACCTGAAGTTGACCAACCTGCCCTGGGAACTGGATGCGCGAGAGTTGTCCAAGGGGCTGGGCATTGAGCATATCTTCCTGATCAACGATCTTGAAGCGAATGGTTTCGGTGTTGCGGAGCTTGGTCCAGATCAGATTTTTGAGTTGGAGGCAGGCGATAAGTCTGCGTTGGGCCATCGTGCGCTTGTCTCCCCCGGCACAGGTCTTGGAGAGGCGCTGCTCATCTGGAACCCTCTGGCAAGGCGGCATATGCCACTGCCTTCCGAAGGTGGTCATGTGGATTGGGCGCCGCGTAACGCGCTTGAGATTGAACTGCTGGAATACCTGTTGGAGCGGATGCAAGGGCGGATCTCTACGGAGCGTGTAGTGAGCGGTCTTGGCTTGAAGAACATCTATGAATTTCTGCGCGACGCAAAGAAGATGGAAGAGCCGAAGTGGCTGTGCGAACGCATGGAGACCGAAGATCCGAACTTCGTGATCGGCACCACGGGCGAGGATGGTTCGTGCGAACTGACCGCGAAGGTGCTGGAGATGTTCAGCGCGTCTCTCGGTGCAGAGTGCGGGAACATGGGACTGAAGCTACTGGCGGCGGGTGGCATCTATCTTGGTGGCGGTATTCCGCCGAAGATTCTGAAGACGCTGCAATCCGGTCCGTTTCGCGAGGCGCTGTTGGATAAGGGACGTCTGTCTCCGTTGCTTCACACGATGCCGGTGCGCGTCATTCTTGAAGACAAGTGTGCGCTTATTGGTGCGGCGGCGTTCGCGGAAGCTCGTGCTGCAGAGATCAGTGGGCACAGTGAGCGTGCGGCTTCGCAGCCGTAG
- the pgl gene encoding 6-phosphogluconolactonase: protein MPRKTIADYLVYDTPQRLAHAAAEVFAKYAADGVAARGVARIAISGGSTPKRMLALLAEEPFRSQIDWEKLRLYWVDERCVPADHADSNYRMTHEQLLSKVPLAEENVFRMEGELNPEDAASRYEATLRNSFRLEGAEAPAFDLVLLGMGDDGHTASIFPNTSAIDAMGTLVAANHVPQKDSWRITLTWPVINHGRRVVFLVEGAAKAEVLREVLLGGYDPDRLPAQLIRPENGQIGLLLDAEAARRLPKSGKHGDAETGTLELTR from the coding sequence ATGCCAAGAAAAACGATTGCCGATTATCTTGTCTACGACACGCCACAACGGCTGGCACACGCAGCAGCGGAGGTTTTTGCGAAGTATGCCGCAGATGGCGTCGCAGCGCGTGGCGTGGCGCGTATCGCTATCAGTGGAGGCAGCACACCCAAGCGTATGCTCGCCCTGCTGGCGGAGGAGCCGTTCCGTTCGCAGATTGACTGGGAAAAGCTGCGTCTCTATTGGGTGGATGAGCGCTGCGTTCCGGCGGATCACGCCGACTCAAACTACCGCATGACGCATGAACAGTTGCTGAGCAAGGTGCCGCTGGCAGAAGAGAACGTCTTCCGCATGGAAGGCGAGCTGAATCCTGAGGATGCGGCTTCGCGTTACGAAGCCACGCTGCGCAACAGCTTCCGACTGGAAGGCGCCGAGGCCCCTGCATTTGATCTTGTGCTGCTGGGTATGGGCGACGACGGTCATACCGCTTCGATCTTCCCGAACACCTCGGCAATTGACGCGATGGGAACGCTGGTGGCCGCGAATCACGTGCCGCAGAAGGATTCCTGGCGCATCACGCTGACGTGGCCGGTGATCAATCATGGCCGTCGCGTGGTGTTCCTGGTTGAGGGAGCGGCTAAGGCAGAGGTGCTGCGCGAGGTTCTTTTGGGCGGTTATGATCCAGATCGACTTCCCGCGCAACTCATTCGGCCTGAAAATGGACAGATTGGACTCTTGCTGGATGCCGAGGCCGCAAGGCGGCTGCCGAAGTCGGGCAAACACGGCGATGCGGAGACAGGAACTCTGGAGCTGACACGATGA